Below is a window of bacterium DNA.
TAGATCCGCTTGGCATCGACGGCCAGCTCCGCTTTCAATTGTTCCGCGAGCTCGCGAACGAAGGCGACGTCGTCAACGGTCAGGCCGAGCTCGGGCGTCAGGCCGGTGTTCCAGGCTTGAAAGAAGCCGTCACCGGTGGTGCCTTCGAGGTAGGCCACCAAGAAGCCGGCCTGATCGGCTTTAAGGCTCATGCCGGTGCTGATGGCGATGCTCTGGGCCGTTCCGCTGTAGCCGTGCAGCACGAAAACCAGCGGCAAGGAGACCGAGCCGTCATAGCCGGTCGGCACGTGGAGGTTGTAATACCGGAGCGTTCCATTGACCGCGAGGCTGCGTCGATAAATTCCCGGGGCCAGCGGCGCAGCGGCCGGAGTTTGGGCGGTGCTTTCGGGAGTTTCGGAAGTCGATGCGCTTTGTTGAGAGCAGCCGGCGAAGAAAAGCGCGGTCGCCAGCGAAGCGAGCAGAGCCCGCGAGAATAAGATTTTCATGGCCCCTCCTGATT
It encodes the following:
- a CDS encoding PHB depolymerase family esterase produces the protein MKILFSRALLASLATALFFAGCSQQSASTSETPESTAQTPAAAPLAPGIYRRSLAVNGTLRYYNLHVPTGYDGSVSLPLVFVLHGYSGTAQSIAISTGMSLKADQAGFLVAYLEGTTGDGFFQAWNTGLTPELGLTVDDVAFVRELAEQLKAELAVDAKRIYAAGMSNGGFMCHRLAAELPDLLAAVAPVAGTIGTSPNSGVDYYMIPPAQGPIPILIVHGELDANIPYDGGQGSGAGQLYVKSVADAVAFWAQADSCAGNAETTVNGNVTLIRHGDCAEGSEVRHIKISDGYHEWPTAQGHTGFSATDAIWEFFQQHSL